One window of Elaeis guineensis isolate ETL-2024a chromosome 11, EG11, whole genome shotgun sequence genomic DNA carries:
- the LOC105053593 gene encoding uncharacterized protein isoform X3 — MELQQERSNLGVLSATNLRNLSSSSSAFVSACQSPFFSPRSPVHGCEPVRPDIANASNRIVINDHLGSSTVTRQPESLSNVNFVASDVSPAPSFCTSSNFGTPGNVYNNPGLVSSFNGIRNGSSSNYSQGTSNGHFARREKQKRLGRSQGNFSFTQPSTSVSSASRLRSCDVYVGFHGQKASLLRFANWLRAELEIQGISCFASDRARCRSSRSYDMVERIMNASTYGVVILTKKSFGNPYSIEELRNFLDRKNLVPIYFDLSAANCLARDIIEKRGELWEKNGGELWMLYGGLEREWKEAVDGLSRVLEWQLEAYDGNWRECILQAVALLATRLGRRSVVDRINRWREKVEKEEFPFPRNEVFVGRKKELSELELILFGDVRGDAEREYFELKTRHRKKTLLIGRAEKCCEDKNAKDQQSESSIKGKEPVLWKESEKEIEMQRLGSPHRQCRPLRAKNGGKCGRRKRSTKILYGKGIACVSGDSGIGKTELVLEYAYRYSQRYKMVLWVGGETRYIRQNYLALRTFLEVDLSIENHCPEKGKIKCFEEQEEEAIGRVRKELMQDIPFLVVIDNLENEKDWWDRKVIMDLLPRFGGETHFIITTRLPRVMNLEPMKLSYLSGVEAMSLMKGGIKDYPIAEIDALRAIEEKLGRLTLGLGIVGAILSELPITPSRLLDTINRMPLTDLAWTDREVLVLRRHAVLVQFLDVCLSIFDHADGPRSLATRMVQVSGWFAPSAIPIPLLALAAHKVPEKHHGAPVWKKCLRTLTCSFTTSHIKRSEAEASSMLMRFGIARSSRKPDCIHFHELVKLYARKRGATRVAHAMFEAVSLRSSISQSSDHLWAACFLLFGFGTDPVVVEPGPSDLLFFIKRVVLPLAIHTFITFSRCNAALELLRLATDALEIAAESLVSRAEKWFDKSFCCIGPAQSDYTYIWQELALLRATVLETRAKLMLRGGQYDIGDDLVRKAIFIRTSICGEHHPDTVAARETLCKLRRLLTNIQVYS; from the exons atggaGCTTCAACAAGAAAGGTCCAACCTTGGGGTGTTGTCTGCCACCAACTTGCGGAATCTGTCATCTTCTTCCTCAGCATTTGTCTCTGCATGTCAGTCGCCTTTCTTCTCCCCACGATCACCTGTGCATGGCTGCGAACCAGTTCGACCAGACATCGCAAACGCCTCTAATCGTATTGTTATAAATGATCATCTTGGTTCTAGCACTGTGACTAGGCAACCAGAATCTTTATCTAATGTCAACTTTGTGGCATCTGATGTTTCTCCTGCTCCAAGTTTCTGCACTTCCAGTAATTTTGGAACCCCAGGAAATGTTTACAACAACCCCGGTCTGGTTTCATCCTTCAATGGTATTCGCAATGGCAGTTCATCTAATTATAGTCAAGGAACCAGTAATGGTCACTTCGCTCGCAGAGAGAAGCAGAAGAGATTGGGGAGAAGCCAGGGAAATTTCTCATTTACTCAGCCTTCAACTTCAGTTTCTTCAGCTAGTAGGCTTAGGAGCTGTGATGTGTATGTAGGATTTCATGGACAGAAAGCTTCCTTGCTGAGATTTGCCAATTGGCTTCGTGCAGAGTTGGAAATCCAAGGGATTAGTTGCTTTGCATCTGACAGAGCCCGGTGCAGGAGTTCGCGGAGCTATGATATGGTTGAAAGAATAATGAATGCTTCTACCTATGGAGTGGTGATCCTCACAAAGAAGTCATTTGGGAATCCTTACAGCATAGAGGAGCTTAGAAATTTCTTGGATAGAAAAAATCTGGTTCCGATCTACTTTGACTTGAGTGCTGCCAATTGTCTTGCGAGAGACATCATAGAGAAGAGGGGGGAACTGTGGGAGAAAAATGGTGGTGAGTTGTGGATGTTGTATGGTGGCTTGGAAAGGGAATGGAAAGAAGCTGTTGATGGGCTTTCCCGGGTGTTAGAATGGCAATTGGAGGCATATGATGGTAACTGGAGAGAATGCATACTGCAGGCAGTGGCTCTTTTGGCTACGAGATTGGGAAGGAGAAGTGTGGTGGATAGAATAAATCGGTGGAGAGAAAAGGTGGAGAAAGAGGAGTTCCCTTTTCCTCGGAATGAAGTTTTTGTTGGCcggaaaaaggagctctctgagTTGGAGCTTATTTTGTTTGGCGATGTCAGAGGGGATGCAGAGAGGGAATACTTCGAACTCAAGACTAGGCACAGGAAAAAAACTTTGTTGATTGGAAGGGCTGAGAAGTGTTGTGAAGACAAAAATGCAAAGGATCAGCAATCAGAAAGCAGCATCAAAGGAAAAGAGCCAGTTCTGTGGAAGGAGTCTGAGAAGGAAATTGAGATGCAAAGGTTGGGTAGTCCACATAGGCAATGCCGCCCTCTAAGGGCCAAAAATGGAGGGAAGTGTGGTAGGAGGAAGAGATCAACAAAGATACTGTATGGGAAGGGTATTGCTTGTGTGTCTGGGGATTCAGGAATTGGTAAAACAGAATTGGTTTTGGAATATGCATACAGATACTCCCAGAGATACAAGATGGTTTTGTGGGTGGGAGGGGAAACCAGATATATTCGGCAGAACTATCTAGCTCTGCGAACTTTTCTGGAAGTTGATCTGAGCATTGAAAACCATTGTCCTGAGAAAGGGAAGATAAAGTGCTTTGAGGAGCAGGAAGAAGAAGCAATTGGCAGAGTAAGGAAAGAGCTAATGCAAGACATCCCATTCTTGGTTGTCATAGATAACTTGGAGAATGAGAAAGACTGGTGGGATCGCAAAGTTATAATGGATCTTCTGCCACGATTTGGTGGAGAAACCCATTTCATAATAACCACACGTCTTCCTCGAGTAATGAACTTGGAGCCCATGAAGCTTTCATACTTATCTGGTGTCGAGGCAATGTCTTTGATGAAGGGGGGTATAAAGGATTATCCAATAGCTGAAATTGATGCTCTCAGAGCCATCGAGGAGAAACTGGGCAGGCTTACACTAGGTCTTGGTATTGTAGGAGCTATCCTTTCTGAGCTGCCTATAACTCCGAGTCGACTGCTTGACACCATAAATAGAATGCCTTTGACAGATTTGGCATGGACTGACAGAGAAGTTCTTGTATTGAGACGACATGCAGTCCTCGTTCAGTTTTTAGATGTCTGTCTTTCGATATTTGACCATGCTGATGGACCGAGGAGTTTGGCAACCAGAATGGTTCAAGTAAGTGGTTGGTTTGCTCCCTCAGCAATTCCGATACCTCTCTTGGCTTTGGCTGCACATAAGGTTCCAGAGAAGCATCATGGTGCTCCCGTCTGGAAGAAGTGCTTGCGTACGCTAACCTGCAGCTTTACAACATCTCATATCAAGAGATCTGAAGCTGAAGCATCATCCATGTTGATGAGGTTTGGGATTGCGAGAAGTAGTAGAAAACCTGATTGCATCCATTTTCATGAGCTTGTCAAGCTATACGCTCGCAAACGGGGGGCCACTCGAGTTGCTCATGCTATGTTTGAAGCAGTTTCCCTTAGAAGCTCTATCTCTCAATCTTCTGACCATCTATGGGCAGCTTGCTTCTTACTTTTTGGATTTGGGACTGATCCTGTTGTTGTGGAGCCAGGACCATCTGACTTGCTATTTTTCATAAAACGTGTAGTTCTGCCTCTAGCCATACATACATTCATCACCTTCTCTCGCTGCAATGCAGCATTAGAACTTCTACGCCTTGCAACTGATGCATTGGAAATTGCTGCTGAGTCCTTGGTTTCGAGAGCTGAGAAATGGTTTGATAAATCGTTCTGTTGCATTGGACCAGCTCAATCTGATTACACATATATTTGGCAGGAACTGGCACTCTTGAGAGCAACTGTTCTAGAGACTCGGGCAAAACTAATGCTTAGGGGTGGCCAATATGACATAGGGGATGACCTTGTTCGAAAAGCTATTTTTATCAGGACTTCAATATGTGGTGAGCATCATCCAGACACAGTAGCTGCTCGAGAAACACTTTGTAAACTTAGAAGACTTCTCACAAACATTCAA GTGTATAGCTAG
- the LOC105053593 gene encoding uncharacterized protein isoform X5, with protein sequence MELQQERSNLGVLSATNLRNLSSSSSAFVSACQSPFFSPRSPVHGCEPVRPDIANASNRIVINDHLGSSTVTRQPESLSNVNFVASDVSPAPSFCTSSNFGTPGNVYNNPGLVSSFNGIRNGSSSNYSQGTSNGHFARREKQKRLGRSQGNFSFTQPSTSVSSASRLRSCDVYVGFHGQKASLLRFANWLRAELEIQGISCFASDRARCRSSRSYDMVERIMNASTYGVVILTKKSFGNPYSIEELRNFLDRKNLVPIYFDLSAANCLARDIIEKRGELWEKNGGELWMLYGGLEREWKEAVDGLSRVLEWQLEAYDGNWRECILQAVALLATRLGRRSVVDRINRWREKVEKEEFPFPRNEVFVGRKKELSELELILFGDVRGDAEREYFELKTRHRKKTLLIGRAEKCCEDKNAKDQQSESSIKGKEPVLWKESEKEIEMQRLGSPHRQCRPLRAKNGGKCGRRKRSTKILYGKGIACVSGDSGIGKTELVLEYAYRYSQRYKMVLWVGGETRYIRQNYLALRTFLEVDLSIENHCPEKGKIKCFEEQEEEAIGRVRKELMQDIPFLVVIDNLENEKDWWDRKVIMDLLPRFGGETHFIITTRLPRVMNLEPMKLSYLSGVEAMSLMKGGIKDYPIAEIDALRAIEEKLGRLTLGLGIVGAILSELPITPSRLLDTINRMPLTDLAWTDREVLVLRRHAVLVQFLDVCLSIFDHADGPRSLATRMVQVSGWFAPSAIPIPLLALAAHKVPEKHHGAPVWKKCLRTLTCSFTTSHIKRSEAEASSMLMRFGIARSSRKPDCIHFHELVKLYARKRGATRVAHAMFEAVSLRSSISQSSDHLWAACFLLFGFGTDPVVVEPGPSDLLFFIKRVVLPLAIHTFITFSRCNAALELLRLATDALEIAAESLVSRAEKWFDKSFCCIGPAQSDYTYIWQELALLRATVLETRAKLMLRGGQYDIGDDLVRKAIFIRTSICGV encoded by the exons atggaGCTTCAACAAGAAAGGTCCAACCTTGGGGTGTTGTCTGCCACCAACTTGCGGAATCTGTCATCTTCTTCCTCAGCATTTGTCTCTGCATGTCAGTCGCCTTTCTTCTCCCCACGATCACCTGTGCATGGCTGCGAACCAGTTCGACCAGACATCGCAAACGCCTCTAATCGTATTGTTATAAATGATCATCTTGGTTCTAGCACTGTGACTAGGCAACCAGAATCTTTATCTAATGTCAACTTTGTGGCATCTGATGTTTCTCCTGCTCCAAGTTTCTGCACTTCCAGTAATTTTGGAACCCCAGGAAATGTTTACAACAACCCCGGTCTGGTTTCATCCTTCAATGGTATTCGCAATGGCAGTTCATCTAATTATAGTCAAGGAACCAGTAATGGTCACTTCGCTCGCAGAGAGAAGCAGAAGAGATTGGGGAGAAGCCAGGGAAATTTCTCATTTACTCAGCCTTCAACTTCAGTTTCTTCAGCTAGTAGGCTTAGGAGCTGTGATGTGTATGTAGGATTTCATGGACAGAAAGCTTCCTTGCTGAGATTTGCCAATTGGCTTCGTGCAGAGTTGGAAATCCAAGGGATTAGTTGCTTTGCATCTGACAGAGCCCGGTGCAGGAGTTCGCGGAGCTATGATATGGTTGAAAGAATAATGAATGCTTCTACCTATGGAGTGGTGATCCTCACAAAGAAGTCATTTGGGAATCCTTACAGCATAGAGGAGCTTAGAAATTTCTTGGATAGAAAAAATCTGGTTCCGATCTACTTTGACTTGAGTGCTGCCAATTGTCTTGCGAGAGACATCATAGAGAAGAGGGGGGAACTGTGGGAGAAAAATGGTGGTGAGTTGTGGATGTTGTATGGTGGCTTGGAAAGGGAATGGAAAGAAGCTGTTGATGGGCTTTCCCGGGTGTTAGAATGGCAATTGGAGGCATATGATGGTAACTGGAGAGAATGCATACTGCAGGCAGTGGCTCTTTTGGCTACGAGATTGGGAAGGAGAAGTGTGGTGGATAGAATAAATCGGTGGAGAGAAAAGGTGGAGAAAGAGGAGTTCCCTTTTCCTCGGAATGAAGTTTTTGTTGGCcggaaaaaggagctctctgagTTGGAGCTTATTTTGTTTGGCGATGTCAGAGGGGATGCAGAGAGGGAATACTTCGAACTCAAGACTAGGCACAGGAAAAAAACTTTGTTGATTGGAAGGGCTGAGAAGTGTTGTGAAGACAAAAATGCAAAGGATCAGCAATCAGAAAGCAGCATCAAAGGAAAAGAGCCAGTTCTGTGGAAGGAGTCTGAGAAGGAAATTGAGATGCAAAGGTTGGGTAGTCCACATAGGCAATGCCGCCCTCTAAGGGCCAAAAATGGAGGGAAGTGTGGTAGGAGGAAGAGATCAACAAAGATACTGTATGGGAAGGGTATTGCTTGTGTGTCTGGGGATTCAGGAATTGGTAAAACAGAATTGGTTTTGGAATATGCATACAGATACTCCCAGAGATACAAGATGGTTTTGTGGGTGGGAGGGGAAACCAGATATATTCGGCAGAACTATCTAGCTCTGCGAACTTTTCTGGAAGTTGATCTGAGCATTGAAAACCATTGTCCTGAGAAAGGGAAGATAAAGTGCTTTGAGGAGCAGGAAGAAGAAGCAATTGGCAGAGTAAGGAAAGAGCTAATGCAAGACATCCCATTCTTGGTTGTCATAGATAACTTGGAGAATGAGAAAGACTGGTGGGATCGCAAAGTTATAATGGATCTTCTGCCACGATTTGGTGGAGAAACCCATTTCATAATAACCACACGTCTTCCTCGAGTAATGAACTTGGAGCCCATGAAGCTTTCATACTTATCTGGTGTCGAGGCAATGTCTTTGATGAAGGGGGGTATAAAGGATTATCCAATAGCTGAAATTGATGCTCTCAGAGCCATCGAGGAGAAACTGGGCAGGCTTACACTAGGTCTTGGTATTGTAGGAGCTATCCTTTCTGAGCTGCCTATAACTCCGAGTCGACTGCTTGACACCATAAATAGAATGCCTTTGACAGATTTGGCATGGACTGACAGAGAAGTTCTTGTATTGAGACGACATGCAGTCCTCGTTCAGTTTTTAGATGTCTGTCTTTCGATATTTGACCATGCTGATGGACCGAGGAGTTTGGCAACCAGAATGGTTCAAGTAAGTGGTTGGTTTGCTCCCTCAGCAATTCCGATACCTCTCTTGGCTTTGGCTGCACATAAGGTTCCAGAGAAGCATCATGGTGCTCCCGTCTGGAAGAAGTGCTTGCGTACGCTAACCTGCAGCTTTACAACATCTCATATCAAGAGATCTGAAGCTGAAGCATCATCCATGTTGATGAGGTTTGGGATTGCGAGAAGTAGTAGAAAACCTGATTGCATCCATTTTCATGAGCTTGTCAAGCTATACGCTCGCAAACGGGGGGCCACTCGAGTTGCTCATGCTATGTTTGAAGCAGTTTCCCTTAGAAGCTCTATCTCTCAATCTTCTGACCATCTATGGGCAGCTTGCTTCTTACTTTTTGGATTTGGGACTGATCCTGTTGTTGTGGAGCCAGGACCATCTGACTTGCTATTTTTCATAAAACGTGTAGTTCTGCCTCTAGCCATACATACATTCATCACCTTCTCTCGCTGCAATGCAGCATTAGAACTTCTACGCCTTGCAACTGATGCATTGGAAATTGCTGCTGAGTCCTTGGTTTCGAGAGCTGAGAAATGGTTTGATAAATCGTTCTGTTGCATTGGACCAGCTCAATCTGATTACACATATATTTGGCAGGAACTGGCACTCTTGAGAGCAACTGTTCTAGAGACTCGGGCAAAACTAATGCTTAGGGGTGGCCAATATGACATAGGGGATGACCTTGTTCGAAAAGCTATTTTTATCAGGACTTCAATATGTG GTGTATAG
- the LOC105053593 gene encoding uncharacterized protein isoform X1 produces the protein MELQQERSNLGVLSATNLRNLSSSSSAFVSACQSPFFSPRSPVHGCEPVRPDIANASNRIVINDHLGSSTVTRQPESLSNVNFVASDVSPAPSFCTSSNFGTPGNVYNNPGLVSSFNGIRNGSSSNYSQGTSNGHFARREKQKRLGRSQGNFSFTQPSTSVSSASRLRSCDVYVGFHGQKASLLRFANWLRAELEIQGISCFASDRARCRSSRSYDMVERIMNASTYGVVILTKKSFGNPYSIEELRNFLDRKNLVPIYFDLSAANCLARDIIEKRGELWEKNGGELWMLYGGLEREWKEAVDGLSRVLEWQLEAYDGNWRECILQAVALLATRLGRRSVVDRINRWREKVEKEEFPFPRNEVFVGRKKELSELELILFGDVRGDAEREYFELKTRHRKKTLLIGRAEKCCEDKNAKDQQSESSIKGKEPVLWKESEKEIEMQRLGSPHRQCRPLRAKNGGKCGRRKRSTKILYGKGIACVSGDSGIGKTELVLEYAYRYSQRYKMVLWVGGETRYIRQNYLALRTFLEVDLSIENHCPEKGKIKCFEEQEEEAIGRVRKELMQDIPFLVVIDNLENEKDWWDRKVIMDLLPRFGGETHFIITTRLPRVMNLEPMKLSYLSGVEAMSLMKGGIKDYPIAEIDALRAIEEKLGRLTLGLGIVGAILSELPITPSRLLDTINRMPLTDLAWTDREVLVLRRHAVLVQFLDVCLSIFDHADGPRSLATRMVQVSGWFAPSAIPIPLLALAAHKVPEKHHGAPVWKKCLRTLTCSFTTSHIKRSEAEASSMLMRFGIARSSRKPDCIHFHELVKLYARKRGATRVAHAMFEAVSLRSSISQSSDHLWAACFLLFGFGTDPVVVEPGPSDLLFFIKRVVLPLAIHTFITFSRCNAALELLRLATDALEIAAESLVSRAEKWFDKSFCCIGPAQSDYTYIWQELALLRATVLETRAKLMLRGGQYDIGDDLVRKAIFIRTSICGEHHPDTVAARETLCKLRRLLTNIQMFLVLNAHRGTGICFQLFLI, from the exons atggaGCTTCAACAAGAAAGGTCCAACCTTGGGGTGTTGTCTGCCACCAACTTGCGGAATCTGTCATCTTCTTCCTCAGCATTTGTCTCTGCATGTCAGTCGCCTTTCTTCTCCCCACGATCACCTGTGCATGGCTGCGAACCAGTTCGACCAGACATCGCAAACGCCTCTAATCGTATTGTTATAAATGATCATCTTGGTTCTAGCACTGTGACTAGGCAACCAGAATCTTTATCTAATGTCAACTTTGTGGCATCTGATGTTTCTCCTGCTCCAAGTTTCTGCACTTCCAGTAATTTTGGAACCCCAGGAAATGTTTACAACAACCCCGGTCTGGTTTCATCCTTCAATGGTATTCGCAATGGCAGTTCATCTAATTATAGTCAAGGAACCAGTAATGGTCACTTCGCTCGCAGAGAGAAGCAGAAGAGATTGGGGAGAAGCCAGGGAAATTTCTCATTTACTCAGCCTTCAACTTCAGTTTCTTCAGCTAGTAGGCTTAGGAGCTGTGATGTGTATGTAGGATTTCATGGACAGAAAGCTTCCTTGCTGAGATTTGCCAATTGGCTTCGTGCAGAGTTGGAAATCCAAGGGATTAGTTGCTTTGCATCTGACAGAGCCCGGTGCAGGAGTTCGCGGAGCTATGATATGGTTGAAAGAATAATGAATGCTTCTACCTATGGAGTGGTGATCCTCACAAAGAAGTCATTTGGGAATCCTTACAGCATAGAGGAGCTTAGAAATTTCTTGGATAGAAAAAATCTGGTTCCGATCTACTTTGACTTGAGTGCTGCCAATTGTCTTGCGAGAGACATCATAGAGAAGAGGGGGGAACTGTGGGAGAAAAATGGTGGTGAGTTGTGGATGTTGTATGGTGGCTTGGAAAGGGAATGGAAAGAAGCTGTTGATGGGCTTTCCCGGGTGTTAGAATGGCAATTGGAGGCATATGATGGTAACTGGAGAGAATGCATACTGCAGGCAGTGGCTCTTTTGGCTACGAGATTGGGAAGGAGAAGTGTGGTGGATAGAATAAATCGGTGGAGAGAAAAGGTGGAGAAAGAGGAGTTCCCTTTTCCTCGGAATGAAGTTTTTGTTGGCcggaaaaaggagctctctgagTTGGAGCTTATTTTGTTTGGCGATGTCAGAGGGGATGCAGAGAGGGAATACTTCGAACTCAAGACTAGGCACAGGAAAAAAACTTTGTTGATTGGAAGGGCTGAGAAGTGTTGTGAAGACAAAAATGCAAAGGATCAGCAATCAGAAAGCAGCATCAAAGGAAAAGAGCCAGTTCTGTGGAAGGAGTCTGAGAAGGAAATTGAGATGCAAAGGTTGGGTAGTCCACATAGGCAATGCCGCCCTCTAAGGGCCAAAAATGGAGGGAAGTGTGGTAGGAGGAAGAGATCAACAAAGATACTGTATGGGAAGGGTATTGCTTGTGTGTCTGGGGATTCAGGAATTGGTAAAACAGAATTGGTTTTGGAATATGCATACAGATACTCCCAGAGATACAAGATGGTTTTGTGGGTGGGAGGGGAAACCAGATATATTCGGCAGAACTATCTAGCTCTGCGAACTTTTCTGGAAGTTGATCTGAGCATTGAAAACCATTGTCCTGAGAAAGGGAAGATAAAGTGCTTTGAGGAGCAGGAAGAAGAAGCAATTGGCAGAGTAAGGAAAGAGCTAATGCAAGACATCCCATTCTTGGTTGTCATAGATAACTTGGAGAATGAGAAAGACTGGTGGGATCGCAAAGTTATAATGGATCTTCTGCCACGATTTGGTGGAGAAACCCATTTCATAATAACCACACGTCTTCCTCGAGTAATGAACTTGGAGCCCATGAAGCTTTCATACTTATCTGGTGTCGAGGCAATGTCTTTGATGAAGGGGGGTATAAAGGATTATCCAATAGCTGAAATTGATGCTCTCAGAGCCATCGAGGAGAAACTGGGCAGGCTTACACTAGGTCTTGGTATTGTAGGAGCTATCCTTTCTGAGCTGCCTATAACTCCGAGTCGACTGCTTGACACCATAAATAGAATGCCTTTGACAGATTTGGCATGGACTGACAGAGAAGTTCTTGTATTGAGACGACATGCAGTCCTCGTTCAGTTTTTAGATGTCTGTCTTTCGATATTTGACCATGCTGATGGACCGAGGAGTTTGGCAACCAGAATGGTTCAAGTAAGTGGTTGGTTTGCTCCCTCAGCAATTCCGATACCTCTCTTGGCTTTGGCTGCACATAAGGTTCCAGAGAAGCATCATGGTGCTCCCGTCTGGAAGAAGTGCTTGCGTACGCTAACCTGCAGCTTTACAACATCTCATATCAAGAGATCTGAAGCTGAAGCATCATCCATGTTGATGAGGTTTGGGATTGCGAGAAGTAGTAGAAAACCTGATTGCATCCATTTTCATGAGCTTGTCAAGCTATACGCTCGCAAACGGGGGGCCACTCGAGTTGCTCATGCTATGTTTGAAGCAGTTTCCCTTAGAAGCTCTATCTCTCAATCTTCTGACCATCTATGGGCAGCTTGCTTCTTACTTTTTGGATTTGGGACTGATCCTGTTGTTGTGGAGCCAGGACCATCTGACTTGCTATTTTTCATAAAACGTGTAGTTCTGCCTCTAGCCATACATACATTCATCACCTTCTCTCGCTGCAATGCAGCATTAGAACTTCTACGCCTTGCAACTGATGCATTGGAAATTGCTGCTGAGTCCTTGGTTTCGAGAGCTGAGAAATGGTTTGATAAATCGTTCTGTTGCATTGGACCAGCTCAATCTGATTACACATATATTTGGCAGGAACTGGCACTCTTGAGAGCAACTGTTCTAGAGACTCGGGCAAAACTAATGCTTAGGGGTGGCCAATATGACATAGGGGATGACCTTGTTCGAAAAGCTATTTTTATCAGGACTTCAATATGTGGTGAGCATCATCCAGACACAGTAGCTGCTCGAGAAACACTTTGTAAACTTAGAAGACTTCTCACAAACATTCAA ATGTTTTTGGTTCTTAATGCGCATAGGGGTACCGGTATATGTTTTCAGTTATTTCTGATTTAG